The Oceanispirochaeta sp. genomic sequence AACAATATCTCCTTTTTTCAAAGCCAGTTTGATTGTCATCCATGAACCTAAGGCATTACCTGCAGATAGGATGAGAGCATAAACCCAATTGATTTTTCCACTGACAATGAAAATAACAATGGCAGGAATCGTATACAGCAAGACAATGAAAACACGGTGCATGGTGATATTCATCAATTCCATACCACTCAGGTGACGGAGAGTGCCATAGATCAGGATGCCCACACCGACCTGAATAAACCCGCCATAAAAACCAACCAGGATCATGGCCGGATAAATCAGTATTTTTCTTATTTTACTTTGTTCTGCAACCGCTGTCTTTTGGGGAAGAAATAAAGAAACAATGACAAAAACCATGACGAAAGCAAGAAGCTTCTCAAATAATTCATTGCTGATTCTTACTGAAAAAAGAGCGCCCAGAATGGCACCGGGCATGGTTAATAGACTGAGTTTCAAACTTTCTTTAATATCCGTAAATTTTTCACTCTTTAATGCAGCAGCTCCGGACGCTGTGCTGACCAGGACTCCGATCCTGTTTGTGGCATTGGCGACAGCCGGTTCTACACCCATTATGACCATCAATCCCAACACTATCATAGATCCGCCGCCTGCCAGCATATTGACGACACTGGCAAAAAAGCCTGCTGCAAACAATAATAATGTAAATACGAAATTCAATTCATCCATATGTGTTTAGTTCCTATATGCTTTTAAATAAACCTATAAGTTGAATCTTTTATCTAGAGAATGTTCATATTTCTCCAGAAACTCCTGTATCAGACTCGCCTCTTTCTGCTTTAGTCCCTGAAGATACTCACCGAATCCACCATCCACTCTCCGGTGCCAGTTTTGATGTTTCAGAAGTATCACTTTGCCTTTTACGCTGAGTGAAACCAATGCCCGAGAGGCGTTGGCAGGGTCCTGATCCTTTTTCGCCAGTTCTTTGGTTTCTAATTTCTTAAGAGTCTGAGAGACGGCACCTTTGGTGATCTGCATGAACTCTGCCAGAGCTGTCACACTTTCCCGGGGATGATCACCCAGAACTTCAATAAGGTACATTTCCGCAGGCATCAACTGATGATCCGTACCAAAGCTATGGGGTTTCCGGTCCAGGTCACTCTTCTTGCGGGCAACCCTTCTGAGTTGATTAATGATATCCAATGAGACTGATTGATTATCCATTTCTATAGCGTATACTTACTATACACTATTTGTCAACAATGAGATTTCCTGTCAAAACGGCATGCCAACCGGGAAGGACAGGGAGAGGTATTTCTGTAGAATAAGTTTGCAGAGGAGCCGCAAATAATATAGTATTTGGTATATATGGATTTAAAGAAACATAAGAAAATCTTCAACGGGATCTCCTCTGTCTACAACCTGTTTTACAAGTCTCAATGCCGGGGGTATGCTCATATTCTCGATGAGCATATAGATAAACTTCAAATCCCTGAGAAGGGGCACATCCTGGATA encodes the following:
- a CDS encoding sulfite exporter TauE/SafE family protein — encoded protein: MDELNFVFTLLLFAAGFFASVVNMLAGGGSMIVLGLMVIMGVEPAVANATNRIGVLVSTASGAAALKSEKFTDIKESLKLSLLTMPGAILGALFSVRISNELFEKLLAFVMVFVIVSLFLPQKTAVAEQSKIRKILIYPAMILVGFYGGFIQVGVGILIYGTLRHLSGMELMNITMHRVFIVLLYTIPAIVIFIVSGKINWVYALILSAGNALGSWMTIKLALKKGDIVVKIGLAVTAGLMILRFLMT
- a CDS encoding MarR family transcriptional regulator; translation: MDNQSVSLDIINQLRRVARKKSDLDRKPHSFGTDHQLMPAEMYLIEVLGDHPRESVTALAEFMQITKGAVSQTLKKLETKELAKKDQDPANASRALVSLSVKGKVILLKHQNWHRRVDGGFGEYLQGLKQKEASLIQEFLEKYEHSLDKRFNL